In Alphaproteobacteria bacterium, the DNA window TCGCCGAGTTCGGAATAACCGTGGGCGAGCTTGTCCGCCGGCACTCGCTCCTCGCTCGCGAACCAGGTATGCGTGAGGCCGAGCGGCTCGAGGAAGTGGCGGCGGATCTCGGCCACGACAGAATGTCCCGTAACGTTTTGGACGACCAGCGACAGCAGCAGATAGTTGGTGTTGGAATAGTCGTAGCGTGTGCCCGGCGCCTCAAGGAGCTGGCTCGGCACGTAGTCGAGCAGCTCGGAGAGCGTCCACGCCTTCGCGCTGTGCGCGTGGACCGTATCCAGGAAATCATCGGTGATGTAGTCGTCGTAGCCCGAGGTGTGATTGAGAAGCTGGCGCAGCGTCACCCGCTCGGCGTTCGGCACCTTGGGCAGGTAACGGGAGAGCTTGTCGTCGAGATTGAGCAACCCTTCATCCGCCAGTTCGAGCACAATGGCCGCGATGAAGGTCTTTCCGATACTCGCAGCCTTGAATTCGATGTCCGGCGTCATCGGTGCTGCGGGCGCCACGCGGGCGCGGCCCGAGGCCTGAACGATCGGGGTCTGACCCTCGCGCGCCACGCCAAGGACGATGCCCACGCTCTCGTCTTCTTTGATCGTGGAGTCGGCGAGCGCCTTGAGCCGGGCCGCGAGATCGTCCGCTCTGGCGGTGCCGGCGGCCACGAGGACGACAAAAAGGCAGGCAGCCGCTCTCGTCCAAATCCGGCCCGCCGCCGGAGCGAAAGATGCGGCCCGCCGAGGCCGCTCGCCGCGTAAACCGAGTCCTGGACGAGCCCGTAGAGAAAATAGGTTGCGAAATCCCAAGCGTGCCAATCGGCTTCGGGCCGTTGCCGACGGACCGAACTTGCGCTCAATCCCGCCGGGTTCGTCGTGCAATCGGTCGTTAATCCCCATGCGGCCTTCTGAATATCGTATGCTACGGGTGTCGCTATAGGACCACTATAGAACCACTGTTTCGCCATGAGTATTCCCCGTTTTTCCCACCGCAGCGGAGGCGCCATCGTTGTCCTGACCGGTGCGGGCGTATCCAAGGAGTCGGGCCTCGATACCTTCCGCGATCCGGACGGGATATGGTCGAGGGTACGAATCGAGGATGTCGCAACACCGCAGGCGTTCGAGCGCGACCCTCATCGCGTTCATGCATTCTACAATGCGCGCCGGCGCTCGCTCGTCGGCGCCGATGTGGCGCCGAACCCCGCACATCGCGCACTCGCCCACCTCGAGCGACACTGGCCGGGCGATTTCCTTCTGGTGACCCAGAATATCGACAACCTGCATGAGCGGGCGGGCAGCCGAAAGCTCATCCACATGCACGGCGAATTGCTGAAGTCCCACTGCGGCCACTGCGGCGAGATTTTCGCGTGGGAGGACGATCTTTCGGTCGCATTGGCGTGCAGTGGCTGCATGCGAGCGGGCGGGCTCAGGCCGCACGTCGTATGGTTCGGTGAAATGCCGTTCGAGATGGAAAGCATCTATGCCAGCCTCGCCCGTGCCGCACTCTTCATCTCGATCGGCACGTCGGGCAACGTCTATCCCGC includes these proteins:
- a CDS encoding serine hydrolase domain-containing protein codes for the protein MAAGTARADDLAARLKALADSTIKEDESVGIVLGVAREGQTPIVQASGRARVAPAAPMTPDIEFKAASIGKTFIAAIVLELADEGLLNLDDKLSRYLPKVPNAERVTLRQLLNHTSGYDDYITDDFLDTVHAHSAKAWTLSELLDYVPSQLLEAPGTRYDYSNTNYLLLSLVVQNVTGHSVVAEIRRHFLEPLGLTHTWFASEERVPADKLAHGYSELGDDGSRVDVTDDPWPLGGADGGMVTNAGDLVIWARTLFGGRLLSQRRLNEMLDFVDASDDDAAPGSGYGLGVERLRIEGITFYGHTGSSPGYNDMLLYEPATKTVIVIAINDDPEDEDLLDVIALRVVQAVEEGGTIRFPRTADPQAGSPAQAAPSSTPSSKPTPKPSSPSPSGTPPANE
- the cobB gene encoding Sir2 family NAD+-dependent deacetylase; the encoded protein is MSIPRFSHRSGGAIVVLTGAGVSKESGLDTFRDPDGIWSRVRIEDVATPQAFERDPHRVHAFYNARRRSLVGADVAPNPAHRALAHLERHWPGDFLLVTQNIDNLHERAGSRKLIHMHGELLKSHCGHCGEIFAWEDDLSVALACSGCMRAGGLRPHVVWFGEMPFEMESIYASLARAALFISIGTSGNVYPAAGFVQEAREIADAHTVELNLEPSEGASLFAEQHYGPASEVVPRFVEMLLATS